The genomic segment GCTTCAATAATCTCTTCCTCAGTAGCATCGAGTCTCCCATAAAGAATATTCTCCCTTATAGTACCTGAAAAGAGAAATACATCCTGCTGTACAATACCAATATTACGCCGGAGTGATGAGATCTTTATATCAGTGATTGGGTGTCCATCAATCAAAATTCGGCCCGACTCTACTTCATAGAACCTTGGAATTAAATTACAAAGCGTACTCTTTCCTCCACCTGAGGGTCCAACCAAAGCCAGGGTCTTTCCAGCTTCTATCTTCAGGTTAATATTTTTTAAAACCTTCTCTTTGTTATCATAACTGAAGGTTACATTTTCAAAGATAATCTCTCCTTTGACATCCTTAAGTTCTTTAGCATCTTCTTTATCCTGAATCTCCGGTTTAACCTCCATAATCTCTAAAAACCGCTCAAATCCAGCAATTGCCTGCTGGTACTGCTGCATTAGTTGGGTCAAACTGCGGATTGGTGTCAAAAAGAGCTGGATATAAAGGAGATACGCAACCAGATCACCATAATTAATTTTATTTTCAAAGACAAAGTATCCACCCACCACCAGAACGATTAATTTTAATAGATTGGACATAAAATTGATACCTGAAAAAAACTCTGCCATAGCTTTATAAGCATTTTCACGTGATTTCTGCAAAGATATATTCTTTTTGGTAAACTTATTTAACTCATATTCTTCATTGGTAAAAGCTTTAGCTACCCTGATTCCAGCTATACTATTTTCCAGTTCAGAGTTAATATCTGCCACTTCTCTCCGAACATTGCGAAAACCATTCATCATCTTAATTCGCTTTTTAGCCGAAAACCAGACAATAAAAGGAATCAGGCCAAAAATTAATAAGGTCAGCGGTACATTAATATTGATAAGCACCAAAAAAGATCCACCCAACATCATAAGTGAAATAAAAAGATCCTCTGGCCCGTGATGTGCTGTTTCACAAATATTATTCAGGTCATTAACAACCCGCGACATCAAATTTCCAGTCCGGGATTTATCGAAAAAGGAAAAAGATAGGGTCTGAAGATGGGTAAAAAGATCCCGCCGCATATCAGCTTCCATTCTGACCCCCACCACATGACCCCAGTATTCAAGTATATATTGAAGGATGGTTCTTAAAATATAGAGAATTAAAAGAAAAAAAGAAAACTTCCAGAACAATTCAAATTTACCATTTGGAATTATATCATTAATAAAATTTCGGGTAATTATTGGAAAAAGGAGATCAATTCCGGTAATAAGAAATGCACAGGTAATATCCAGACAAAATAATTTCCAATGGGGACGATAATAACTGATAAATCTTTTTAGCATAAAATCTACCTCTTTCCACAAAGAATATTCCAATATTCACAATTCGACATTATCTGGGAATCACCTTCATAATTATAAGATTTTTTAAGCCCCGTACTTTTGTAATTCTGGTAGATTTCCATACTGACATGATAAATAAAAAAATTTGTTTCATTTAATGAAAAAAATATCGATTTATATTGACTAAATTGGTAAATAATTATATAATTTAATTATAAGCAAAGGAGGG from the Anoxybacter fermentans genome contains:
- a CDS encoding ABC transporter ATP-binding protein codes for the protein MLKRFISYYRPHWKLFCLDITCAFLITGIDLLFPIITRNFINDIIPNGKFELFWKFSFFLLILYILRTILQYILEYWGHVVGVRMEADMRRDLFTHLQTLSFSFFDKSRTGNLMSRVVNDLNNICETAHHGPEDLFISLMMLGGSFLVLININVPLTLLIFGLIPFIVWFSAKKRIKMMNGFRNVRREVADINSELENSIAGIRVAKAFTNEEYELNKFTKKNISLQKSRENAYKAMAEFFSGINFMSNLLKLIVLVVGGYFVFENKINYGDLVAYLLYIQLFLTPIRSLTQLMQQYQQAIAGFERFLEIMEVKPEIQDKEDAKELKDVKGEIIFENVTFSYDNKEKVLKNINLKIEAGKTLALVGPSGGGKSTLCNLIPRFYEVESGRILIDGHPITDIKISSLRRNIGIVQQDVFLFSGTIRENILYGRLDATEEEIIEAAKNANIHDFIMQLPDQYDTYVGERGIRLSGGQKQRISIARVFLKNPPILILDEATSSLDNESELIIQQALRRLAKNRTTLVIAHRLSTIKDADQIVVLTENGIQEQGTHQQLLARNGLYASLYNAQFREYSA